Proteins encoded by one window of Streptomyces uncialis:
- a CDS encoding putative leader peptide, whose product MKRRQELTRRRHVDLARVSSAFCRPTR is encoded by the coding sequence ATGAAGCGACGACAGGAACTCACGCGGCGACGCCATGTCGACCTCGCGCGTGTCTCCAGCGCCTTCTGTCGTCCCACCCGCTGA
- a CDS encoding MmyB family transcriptional regulator — MAYEAQGRRRPAWGSARTGPGCRAYLQDYAALLDAVSFPSVVLDHRWDVVLANDAYDVLFGGVGPHPTAMPRDNFLRFVLFHPDAATVLGDHESSWCLPMLAHFAEALERHAGDEELQAIRAAIADDPIMDAAYRHGLPRWISSVGAEAIANDGALRPLTHPDPRWGRTHCRVVGEAPQTLQDMGFSRLTLVLREPRRAGGGRRPVRRGARRAVGYLRAVPAADG, encoded by the coding sequence ATGGCATACGAGGCACAAGGGCGCCGACGACCGGCCTGGGGGAGCGCGCGGACCGGGCCAGGATGCCGGGCCTATCTCCAGGACTACGCGGCCCTGCTGGACGCGGTCTCCTTTCCTTCCGTCGTCCTCGACCACCGCTGGGACGTCGTGCTCGCCAACGACGCGTACGACGTGCTCTTCGGAGGTGTCGGGCCGCATCCGACAGCCATGCCCCGCGACAACTTCCTGCGCTTCGTCCTCTTCCACCCGGACGCCGCCACGGTCCTCGGGGACCATGAGTCGAGCTGGTGCCTGCCCATGCTCGCGCACTTCGCCGAGGCACTGGAACGGCACGCCGGCGACGAGGAACTCCAGGCCATCCGCGCCGCCATCGCCGACGACCCGATCATGGACGCCGCCTACCGGCACGGGCTGCCCCGCTGGATCAGCTCGGTCGGCGCGGAGGCGATCGCCAACGACGGGGCGCTGCGCCCGCTGACCCATCCGGACCCCCGGTGGGGACGCACCCACTGCCGGGTGGTGGGCGAGGCGCCCCAGACACTTCAGGACATGGGATTCTCCCGGCTGACCCTGGTCCTGCGGGAACCCCGGAGGGCGGGCGGCGGGCGGCGGCCCGTACGACGCGGCGCCCGAAGGGCCGTCGGATATCTGCGGGCGGTGCCCGCGGCCGACGGCTGA
- a CDS encoding toxin-antitoxin system, toxin component produces the protein MRKLCGELIAGLPPEIPDTPGALIGALCATMSRRRGRPVNHRMAAFPPGTASGLWLDMADQDLIVIEERTAPDHQLVILGHELWHMTAGHSTRHVDAAGTGVAARLLAGGVDLQDTVRRVAARSRSHAVEEEEAESFGLLLASKCRSRTAGPAGRGQAPRDELTARIEASLGYRRPQG, from the coding sequence ATGCGCAAGTTGTGCGGCGAACTCATCGCCGGACTGCCCCCCGAGATACCCGACACCCCCGGCGCCCTGATCGGCGCGCTGTGCGCGACGATGAGCCGGCGGCGCGGCCGGCCGGTCAACCACCGGATGGCCGCGTTCCCGCCGGGCACGGCGAGCGGCCTCTGGCTGGACATGGCCGACCAGGACCTCATCGTGATCGAGGAACGCACCGCCCCCGACCACCAGTTGGTCATCCTCGGGCATGAGCTGTGGCACATGACGGCCGGACACAGCACCCGGCACGTGGACGCGGCGGGCACCGGCGTGGCCGCCCGGCTGCTCGCCGGTGGCGTCGATCTCCAGGACACCGTCCGCAGGGTCGCCGCCCGCAGCCGCTCGCACGCCGTCGAGGAGGAGGAGGCCGAGAGCTTCGGGCTGCTGCTCGCCAGCAAGTGCCGCTCCCGGACAGCCGGTCCGGCGGGCCGCGGGCAGGCCCCGCGTGACGAGCTGACCGCCCGTATCGAGGCGTCCCTGGGCTATCGCAGGCCGCAAGGCTGA
- the ssuE gene encoding NADPH-dependent FMN reductase translates to MATVLSVSGSPSATSRTARLLRHLDTRLREQGHDVIPLDVRTLPPEALLGADFGHPAIRHTTSLFARADGVVIGTPVYKAAYSGLLKTLLDLLPQYALTGKTVLPLATGGTTAHVLAIDYALRPVLNSMGADHVVQGWFTLDRQITVTADGALTLDPEAAVAVTQVVDRFSAVLGGSLTPPPALDTLTAGLAHAPAGVDR, encoded by the coding sequence ATGGCCACCGTCCTGTCCGTCTCCGGAAGCCCCTCCGCCACCTCCCGCACCGCACGGCTGCTGCGTCATCTCGACACCCGGCTACGGGAACAGGGCCATGACGTCATACCGCTGGACGTACGCACACTGCCGCCCGAGGCCCTGCTCGGGGCGGACTTCGGGCACCCCGCGATCCGGCACACCACCTCGCTGTTCGCCCGCGCCGACGGGGTCGTCATCGGCACACCCGTGTACAAGGCCGCCTACTCGGGACTCCTCAAGACACTGCTGGACCTGCTGCCGCAGTACGCCCTCACCGGGAAGACGGTGCTGCCGCTGGCCACCGGGGGCACCACCGCACACGTCCTCGCCATCGACTACGCGCTGCGGCCCGTGCTCAACTCGATGGGCGCGGACCATGTCGTCCAGGGCTGGTTCACCCTCGACCGGCAGATCACCGTAACGGCCGACGGCGCCCTCACCCTCGACCCCGAGGCGGCGGTGGCGGTCACCCAGGTCGTCGACCGCTTCTCCGCGGTACTGGGCGGCTCCCTGACCCCGCCCCCCGCCCTGGACACCCTGACCGCCGGCCTCGCCCACGCCCCGGCGGGAGTCGACCGGTAG
- a CDS encoding MAB_1171c family putative transporter, giving the protein MNGPDYYLPAAATGIALAFKFPSLLREWRDPLLRSVCALLALGTSVFFFSAPPTIAQVNRITGVPNISGPLVYALLSAFSASCLVLMVNWRGGPPEVTRRVSRRWIAGYTAVSVALVVLFALGDAPVERLRDLDTYYANTPYIREMIVLYLTGLTVAGVAMAYLCLRWSLQVRGLLRAGLSAIAVGYLFNLSYAATKFTAVFARWAGHDLDWLSSETAPLLASAAALFSAIGFCLPLAFQRLGEQVTVWSTYRRLGPLWRELRGLGPHGVAPSRISWWPSADLLVTQRESDIHDGMLSLYPYFDSRVHARAHAAAVASGNGPAQARAVADAAMVTAAVRARAADPEGTALARPDRPPDTAVSGEGPRDLVRMSLALRHSPVVAAARTAVARSESGTHEPIR; this is encoded by the coding sequence GTGAACGGCCCCGACTACTATCTGCCCGCCGCGGCGACGGGCATCGCGCTCGCCTTCAAGTTCCCTTCCCTGCTGCGGGAGTGGCGCGATCCACTGCTGCGCTCGGTGTGCGCGCTGCTCGCGCTCGGCACCTCGGTGTTCTTCTTCTCCGCGCCGCCGACGATCGCGCAGGTCAACCGGATCACGGGGGTGCCCAACATCTCCGGGCCGCTCGTGTACGCCCTGCTGTCCGCGTTCAGCGCCTCCTGTCTGGTGCTGATGGTCAACTGGCGCGGCGGACCGCCCGAGGTGACCCGGCGGGTCTCGCGCCGCTGGATCGCCGGGTACACCGCGGTGAGCGTGGCCCTCGTGGTGCTGTTCGCGCTCGGTGACGCGCCGGTGGAACGGCTGCGCGACCTGGACACCTACTACGCCAACACCCCGTACATCCGCGAGATGATCGTGCTGTACCTGACCGGGCTCACGGTCGCGGGTGTCGCCATGGCCTATCTGTGCCTGCGCTGGTCGCTCCAGGTACGGGGGCTGCTCCGCGCCGGGCTGTCCGCCATCGCCGTCGGGTATCTGTTCAACCTGTCCTACGCGGCGACCAAGTTCACGGCGGTGTTCGCGCGCTGGGCGGGCCATGACCTCGACTGGCTCAGCTCCGAGACGGCGCCCCTGCTGGCCTCGGCGGCGGCCCTGTTCAGCGCCATCGGGTTCTGTCTGCCGCTGGCGTTCCAGCGGCTCGGGGAGCAGGTCACCGTCTGGTCGACCTACCGCAGGCTCGGCCCGCTCTGGCGCGAGCTGCGCGGACTCGGGCCGCACGGCGTCGCACCGTCGCGGATCTCCTGGTGGCCGTCGGCGGATCTCCTGGTGACCCAGCGGGAGTCCGACATCCATGACGGGATGCTCAGCCTGTACCCGTACTTCGACAGCCGGGTCCACGCCCGCGCGCACGCCGCCGCCGTCGCGTCCGGGAACGGTCCGGCGCAGGCGCGGGCCGTCGCCGACGCGGCGATGGTGACCGCCGCGGTACGGGCGCGCGCGGCCGATCCGGAGGGGACGGCGCTGGCGCGGCCGGACAGGCCGCCGGACACCGCCGTCTCCGGTGAGGGCCCCCGTGACCTGGTCCGGATGTCCCTGGCGCTGCGCCACTCCCCCGTCGTCGCGGCGGCCCGTACGGCCGTCGCCCGGTCAGAAAGCGGTACCCATGAGCCCATCCGATAG
- a CDS encoding alkaline phosphatase family protein encodes MPLFTRPRPRPDRDPVPVPGPSAEAVPGELVRGAEDGQGGGVPRRPPGRRVAGAVGTASAVAFVLFGLLLPDRLAELTPGAFVRLPGEAVLGAALLLALTGRARDVAAGALGLLLGVTVLLGALDLGFHEALGRPFDPVLDWILLDDGQAFLRDSVGRTGALLATAAVLALALAVLAAGTVSVVRLGRSLRRSGAVAAPVTLAGGTVWVVCAALGAQFAGAPLAARSTADALGDRVRQTRATFADEEVFERAAADDPFRDTPGDRLLTGLRGKDVLFVFVESYGRTALEDPAMAPHLGALLADGTERLRAAGYASRSGFLTSPTAGAGSWLAHSTFLSGLWVAHQQRYRSVTASDRLTLTEAFRRTGAWRTVGIMPGVTREWPEGRFYGLDRVYDSRELGYRGPKFSWAPVPDQFSLAAFERLEGGRAGRGPLMAGIVLVSSHNPWAPIPEMLGWDGLGDGSVYEGVRARGADPKRVWRDPERVRAEYRRSVEYSLTSLVSYLEEYGDEDTVLVFLGDHQPIPAVAGEGASRDVPVAMVAKDPAVFERIGHWGWDEGLAPSPSAPVWRMDTFRDRFLGAFGPAS; translated from the coding sequence GTGCCGCTCTTCACCCGCCCCCGTCCACGACCGGACCGGGACCCCGTACCCGTACCCGGGCCCTCGGCGGAAGCCGTGCCCGGGGAACTGGTGCGGGGTGCCGAGGACGGGCAGGGGGGTGGCGTTCCCCGGCGCCCGCCCGGGCGGCGGGTGGCGGGGGCGGTGGGCACGGCCTCGGCCGTGGCCTTCGTGCTGTTCGGGCTGCTGCTGCCGGACCGGCTCGCGGAGCTGACCCCGGGGGCCTTCGTACGGCTGCCGGGCGAGGCGGTCCTCGGTGCGGCGCTGCTCCTGGCGCTGACGGGCCGGGCGCGGGACGTGGCGGCCGGGGCGCTGGGGCTGCTGCTGGGGGTGACCGTACTGCTGGGGGCGCTGGACCTGGGATTCCATGAGGCGCTCGGGCGGCCGTTCGACCCGGTCCTGGACTGGATTCTGCTGGACGACGGACAGGCGTTCCTGCGGGACTCGGTGGGACGTACGGGCGCGCTGCTCGCCACGGCCGCCGTGCTGGCGCTGGCACTGGCCGTCCTCGCGGCGGGGACGGTGTCGGTGGTGCGGCTGGGCCGGTCGCTGCGGCGGAGCGGTGCGGTGGCGGCGCCCGTGACGCTGGCGGGCGGCACGGTGTGGGTGGTGTGCGCGGCGCTCGGCGCGCAGTTCGCGGGGGCGCCGCTGGCGGCGCGGAGCACGGCCGACGCGCTGGGTGACCGGGTGCGGCAGACCCGTGCGACGTTCGCGGACGAGGAGGTGTTCGAGAGGGCCGCGGCCGACGACCCGTTCCGCGACACCCCGGGCGACCGGCTGCTGACGGGGCTGCGCGGCAAGGACGTGCTGTTCGTGTTCGTCGAGAGCTACGGGCGCACCGCGCTGGAGGACCCGGCGATGGCCCCGCACCTCGGGGCGCTGCTCGCGGACGGCACCGAGCGGCTGCGGGCGGCGGGGTACGCGTCGCGCAGCGGCTTCCTGACCTCGCCGACGGCCGGTGCGGGGAGCTGGCTCGCGCACTCCACGTTCCTGTCGGGGCTGTGGGTCGCCCATCAGCAGCGGTACCGCAGTGTCACGGCCAGCGACCGGCTGACGCTGACGGAGGCGTTCCGGCGGACGGGCGCGTGGCGGACGGTGGGGATCATGCCGGGGGTCACCCGGGAGTGGCCGGAGGGGCGGTTCTACGGGCTGGACCGGGTGTACGACTCGCGGGAACTCGGTTACCGGGGGCCGAAGTTCAGCTGGGCGCCGGTCCCGGACCAGTTCAGCCTGGCGGCGTTCGAGCGGCTGGAGGGGGGCCGGGCGGGGCGCGGTCCGCTGATGGCCGGGATCGTCCTGGTGTCCAGCCACAATCCGTGGGCCCCGATCCCGGAGATGCTCGGCTGGGACGGACTGGGCGACGGCTCGGTGTACGAGGGGGTGCGGGCCCGGGGCGCGGACCCGAAGCGGGTGTGGCGGGACCCGGAGCGGGTGCGCGCCGAGTACCGGCGCTCGGTCGAGTACTCGCTGACGAGCCTCGTCTCGTATCTGGAGGAGTACGGGGACGAGGACACGGTGCTGGTGTTCCTGGGCGACCATCAGCCGATCCCGGCGGTCGCCGGGGAGGGCGCGTCCCGGGACGTGCCGGTGGCGATGGTGGCGAAGGACCCGGCGGTGTTCGAACGGATCGGCCACTGGGGCTGGGACGAGGGGCTGGCGCCGTCCCCGTCGGCGCCGGTGTGGCGGATGGACACCTTCCGGGACCGGTTCCTCGGCGCCTTCGGCCCGGCCTCCTGA
- a CDS encoding BTAD domain-containing putative transcriptional regulator has protein sequence MRFGVLGPLEVRTGDGRPVRVRETRLRTLLTALLVRRGQVVPVDRLIDDLWGDAPPVNDVRTLRSKVSLLRRTLEDAEPGGRDLLVSRPPGYMLRVDGDAVDAGRFESLLAKARTLTGDPRAKAALLTEAVDLWRGPSAFADHADAPFVQAEATRLEERRLAALGELAGVRLELGEHDVLAGELGELVAAHPLHEGLRAAQVRALYRSGRQSEALASLGDLRDQLRTELGIDPGPELTGLRQSILRQDTALAAVPVRTVPRGNLPAPLTALIGRDEDVRRIGALLASERLVTLTGTGGVGKTRLALEVAARRAGDFPDGAWLVELAAARSGAEVREAVAAALELRDDGGTPARAPVDRLADAVARRRLLLVLDNCEHLVEPVAELTARLLRAAPGLRVLATSQEPLAVGGEHHWPVLPLDLPGPGAGRPSDSSAVRLFVARVTAAAPGFALGPGNAEAVATVCRRLDGIPLALEMAAARVRVMPVGDLADRLDDRFRVLTAALRGVPERQRTLRATIDWSWGLLGGDEQVVLRRLAVSVDGCTLLAAEAVCAGDGVRAGDVLGLLGRLVDRSLVVHRDGQYRLLESVAAYGLERLAESGEEQRVRDRHLDHYVGLVERLAPLLRGHEQRGRLEEMDAEAANLRAALAYAVRRGGADKALRLVDAACWYWFLRGRFAEAGRALDLALSGGGGPGPRAAARAWRAGMSLLLHDTADAGDRSVLAWYDAGDDPAGGARARWFLALGRTGFGDSGETFGLVDRAYAGFRSLGDRWGTAAALTVRAEIDLYQGNLGPARDDAERAYALFRELGDGWGELHAARTLGDLAEFTGDYGTSARLRQDGLRLAERLKLWNVASGMLARLGRTALLTGDLDRAEDLHRRARRLAVAHSHERGEEFAEVGLGLVARHQGRLDDAEAHLRAWLDWCRRWEGDHGVALILAELGFIAEQRGDAGTALEAHREGLEHARRTGDRRALARAFEGLAGAHALAGDHEEAAGLLGTATALREAVGMPLPAGERGDVDRITTAVRRSLDTASFESAFGRGAERAGAQAVPAPAASGGPGLLGRGSGNPRRPEAEPS, from the coding sequence GTGCGTTTCGGGGTGCTGGGTCCGCTGGAGGTGCGGACAGGGGACGGTCGGCCCGTACGGGTGCGCGAGACCAGGCTCCGTACGCTGCTGACCGCGTTGCTGGTACGGCGCGGGCAGGTCGTGCCGGTGGACCGGCTGATCGACGATCTGTGGGGCGACGCGCCTCCCGTGAACGACGTGCGCACCCTGCGGTCCAAGGTGTCGCTGCTGCGGCGGACGCTGGAGGACGCCGAGCCGGGCGGACGCGATCTGCTGGTGTCCCGGCCGCCGGGGTACATGCTCCGGGTGGACGGCGACGCGGTCGACGCCGGACGCTTCGAGTCGCTGCTGGCGAAGGCCCGGACACTCACCGGTGACCCGCGTGCGAAGGCGGCGCTGCTCACCGAGGCGGTGGACCTGTGGCGGGGGCCGTCCGCCTTCGCCGACCACGCGGACGCGCCGTTCGTACAGGCCGAGGCCACACGGCTCGAAGAGCGGCGGCTGGCCGCCCTGGGCGAACTCGCCGGAGTACGGCTGGAGCTGGGCGAGCACGATGTGCTGGCGGGCGAGCTGGGGGAACTGGTCGCGGCGCATCCGCTGCACGAGGGGCTGCGTGCCGCGCAGGTCCGTGCCCTGTACCGGTCGGGCCGTCAGAGCGAGGCGCTGGCGAGCCTCGGGGATCTGCGTGACCAGCTCCGGACCGAACTCGGCATCGACCCCGGGCCCGAGCTCACCGGGCTGCGTCAGTCGATCCTCCGGCAGGACACCGCCCTCGCCGCCGTACCCGTGCGGACGGTCCCGCGCGGCAATCTCCCCGCCCCGCTCACCGCGCTGATCGGCCGGGACGAGGACGTCCGCCGGATCGGCGCGCTGCTGGCGTCCGAGCGGCTGGTGACCCTGACGGGGACGGGCGGGGTGGGCAAGACCCGGCTGGCCCTTGAGGTGGCCGCGCGCCGGGCGGGGGACTTCCCGGACGGCGCCTGGCTGGTGGAGCTGGCCGCCGCGCGCTCCGGCGCCGAGGTGCGGGAGGCCGTCGCGGCGGCGCTCGAACTGCGGGACGACGGCGGTACCCCGGCGCGCGCACCGGTCGACCGGCTCGCCGACGCCGTCGCGAGGCGGCGGCTGCTGCTGGTGCTGGACAACTGCGAGCACCTGGTGGAGCCCGTCGCGGAGCTGACCGCGCGGCTGCTGCGCGCGGCGCCCGGGTTGCGGGTGCTGGCCACCAGTCAGGAACCGCTGGCGGTCGGCGGCGAGCACCACTGGCCCGTTCTCCCGCTGGACCTGCCCGGGCCGGGCGCCGGGCGGCCGTCCGATTCGAGCGCCGTGCGGCTGTTCGTGGCCCGGGTCACGGCCGCCGCCCCCGGTTTCGCCCTGGGGCCCGGCAACGCGGAGGCCGTCGCCACGGTCTGCCGCCGACTGGACGGTATCCCGCTCGCGCTGGAGATGGCCGCCGCGCGGGTGCGGGTCATGCCGGTGGGCGACCTCGCGGACCGGCTCGACGACCGGTTCCGGGTCCTCACCGCGGCCCTGCGCGGCGTACCGGAACGCCAGCGCACCCTGCGCGCCACGATCGACTGGAGCTGGGGGCTGCTCGGCGGCGACGAACAGGTGGTGCTGCGCAGGCTGGCCGTGTCCGTGGACGGCTGCACGCTCCTGGCCGCCGAGGCCGTCTGCGCCGGGGACGGGGTACGGGCCGGGGACGTGCTCGGTCTGCTCGGACGGCTGGTCGACCGTTCCCTGGTCGTCCACCGGGACGGCCAGTACCGGCTGCTGGAGTCCGTCGCGGCCTACGGTCTGGAACGGCTCGCGGAATCCGGGGAGGAACAGCGGGTGCGCGACCGGCATCTCGACCACTACGTCGGTCTCGTCGAGCGTCTCGCTCCCCTGCTGCGGGGCCACGAACAGCGCGGCAGGCTGGAGGAGATGGACGCCGAGGCCGCGAACCTCCGCGCGGCCCTCGCGTACGCCGTCCGCCGGGGCGGCGCGGACAAGGCGCTGCGACTGGTGGACGCGGCCTGCTGGTACTGGTTCCTGCGCGGCCGGTTCGCGGAGGCGGGGCGCGCCCTGGATCTCGCCCTGTCGGGCGGGGGCGGCCCCGGGCCGAGGGCCGCGGCGCGGGCCTGGCGGGCGGGGATGTCGCTGCTGCTGCACGACACGGCGGACGCCGGGGACCGGTCCGTGCTCGCGTGGTACGACGCGGGGGACGATCCGGCGGGCGGGGCGCGGGCGCGGTGGTTCCTGGCGCTGGGGAGGACCGGGTTCGGTGATTCCGGGGAGACGTTCGGCCTCGTGGACCGGGCGTATGCCGGGTTCCGCTCGCTGGGCGACCGCTGGGGGACGGCCGCCGCGCTGACGGTCCGTGCCGAGATCGACCTGTACCAGGGGAACCTGGGGCCCGCGCGGGACGACGCGGAGCGGGCGTACGCGCTGTTCCGGGAACTCGGCGACGGATGGGGCGAGTTGCATGCCGCCCGGACGCTCGGCGACCTGGCCGAGTTCACCGGCGACTACGGGACGTCCGCACGGCTGCGCCAGGACGGTCTGCGGCTGGCGGAGCGCCTGAAGCTGTGGAACGTGGCGTCCGGGATGCTGGCCCGGCTCGGCCGTACGGCGCTGCTGACCGGCGACCTGGACCGGGCGGAGGATCTCCACCGGCGGGCCAGGCGGCTCGCGGTGGCGCATTCCCATGAGCGCGGCGAGGAGTTCGCCGAGGTGGGTCTGGGGCTGGTGGCGCGGCACCAGGGCAGGCTGGACGACGCCGAGGCGCATCTGCGGGCGTGGCTGGACTGGTGCCGCCGGTGGGAGGGCGACCACGGGGTGGCGCTGATCCTGGCCGAGCTGGGTTTCATCGCCGAGCAGCGGGGCGATGCCGGGACCGCGCTGGAGGCGCACCGGGAGGGGCTGGAGCACGCCCGCCGCACCGGCGACCGGCGGGCCCTCGCCCGCGCCTTCGAGGGCCTGGCCGGTGCGCACGCGCTCGCGGGCGACCACGAGGAGGCCGCCGGGCTGCTGGGGACGGCGACCGCGCTGCGCGAGGCGGTCGGTATGCCGCTGCCGGCCGGTGAGCGCGGTGACGTGGACCGGATCACCACGGCCGTGCGCCGCTCCCTGGACACGGCGTCCTTCGAGTCCGCCTTCGGGCGGGGCGCGGAGCGGGCCGGGGCGCAGGCGGTTCCGGCCCCCGCCGCGTCCGGCGGCCCGGGGCTCCTCGGCAGGGGGTCGGGGAATCCGCGGAGGCCCGAGGCGGAGCCCTCCTGA
- a CDS encoding helix-turn-helix transcriptional regulator codes for MTDGFSLPGGVTPSGSLPGVVARVRDLADRLGVPHAEVFDIPRLTVASGVPEEVVRDLLTGRTGGEPDLQARFLQRFDLLRRTRLKPNGRRWTQQEIADGAGMSRQQAGALINGDRRPTMEHCAAIQRFFGVHAGFLTAEDADALVSALQLTEQELLQWAAAQDRAVPPAPPAPPATAPGADPGKPSRDAMDDALEQLLQNHGVRGIAWRAAQLPTDKHRDKVTEWLDMLLESVKPPHGPTEP; via the coding sequence GTGACGGATGGCTTCTCGCTGCCGGGTGGCGTCACTCCCTCGGGCTCGTTGCCGGGTGTTGTCGCCCGGGTCCGCGATCTCGCCGACCGCCTCGGCGTGCCCCACGCCGAGGTCTTCGACATACCCCGGCTCACGGTGGCCTCGGGGGTACCGGAGGAAGTGGTCAGGGATCTGCTGACCGGGCGCACGGGCGGTGAGCCCGATCTCCAGGCCCGGTTCCTCCAGCGGTTCGACCTGCTGCGCAGAACACGGCTGAAACCGAACGGCCGCCGCTGGACCCAGCAGGAGATCGCCGACGGCGCCGGGATGTCACGGCAGCAGGCCGGCGCCCTCATCAACGGCGACCGGCGGCCCACGATGGAGCACTGCGCGGCCATCCAGCGCTTCTTCGGCGTCCACGCGGGGTTCCTGACCGCCGAGGACGCCGACGCGCTGGTCTCCGCGCTCCAGCTCACCGAGCAGGAACTGCTCCAGTGGGCCGCCGCCCAGGACCGCGCCGTACCGCCCGCGCCGCCCGCGCCGCCGGCCACCGCGCCGGGCGCGGACCCCGGGAAGCCGTCGCGGGACGCGATGGACGACGCCCTGGAACAGCTGTTGCAGAATCACGGGGTGCGCGGTATCGCCTGGCGGGCCGCCCAACTCCCCACCGACAAGCACCGCGACAAGGTCACGGAGTGGCTGGACATGCTGCTGGAGAGCGTCAAGCCGCCCCACGGCCCCACGGAGCCCTGA
- a CDS encoding NAD(P)-dependent oxidoreductase: protein MSNEPVTVIGLGLMGKALATAFLHAGHPTTVWNRTPGKADALAARGAVVAPTVGDAVRASSLVVVCLTDYTVVRDTLAPRRADLAGRTLVNLTSGTSAEARETAGWASDHLDGAIMAVPGVIATPEAFLLFSGSASAFERHEETLKCLGNGVYFGEDPGLASLYDVALLGVMWGTLNAFLHGAALLGAAKVDASVFAPFANQWVASVTGFVSEYAGQIDKGAYPAEDASLDTHLATMRYLVRESEAAGVDTEWPALVQTLAERARGAGHAGASYASLIEVFRGTPRSDS, encoded by the coding sequence ATGTCCAACGAACCCGTTACTGTCATCGGGCTGGGGCTGATGGGCAAGGCCCTCGCCACCGCCTTTCTCCACGCCGGCCACCCCACCACCGTCTGGAACCGCACACCGGGGAAGGCGGACGCGCTCGCCGCGCGGGGCGCCGTCGTCGCACCCACCGTCGGCGACGCCGTCCGGGCGAGTTCCCTGGTCGTCGTCTGTCTGACCGACTACACCGTCGTACGGGACACACTCGCCCCGCGCCGGGCCGACCTGGCCGGGCGCACCCTCGTCAATCTGACCTCGGGAACCTCCGCCGAGGCACGTGAGACCGCCGGGTGGGCGAGCGACCACCTCGACGGCGCGATCATGGCCGTCCCCGGGGTGATCGCGACTCCGGAGGCGTTCCTGCTGTTCAGCGGATCGGCCTCCGCGTTCGAGCGGCACGAGGAGACACTGAAGTGCCTCGGCAACGGGGTCTACTTCGGGGAGGACCCGGGGCTGGCCTCCCTCTACGACGTCGCGCTGCTGGGTGTCATGTGGGGCACCCTGAACGCGTTCCTGCACGGGGCCGCGCTGCTGGGTGCCGCGAAGGTCGACGCGTCCGTGTTCGCGCCGTTCGCGAACCAGTGGGTGGCGAGTGTCACCGGCTTCGTCAGCGAGTACGCCGGGCAGATCGACAAGGGGGCGTATCCGGCGGAGGACGCCTCCCTCGACACCCATCTCGCCACGATGAGGTATCTGGTGCGGGAGAGCGAGGCGGCGGGCGTCGACACCGAATGGCCGGCCCTCGTCCAGACCCTGGCCGAACGCGCCCGGGGCGCCGGGCACGCCGGTGCCAGCTACGCGAGCCTCATCGAGGTCTTCCGCGGGACCCCGCGCTCCGACAGCTGA